One Scomber scombrus unplaced genomic scaffold, fScoSco1.1 SCAFFOLD_337, whole genome shotgun sequence genomic window, catgtggcccttgaactaataaactaataaactaactAACAGAATATTATATTTCCTAATCATACAGATGCTCTTCATccaggatataaataaaaacacgtGATAGAAACAAACATGCAGTTGTGGAAGCAGCACTCTGTGGCTGTTACTTCACACGTTACCATAGCAACGGTAACATCCTGTTAAGAGTTCCCTTTACTGGAGTAACATCACCTCAGGACGTTATTACACCAAccgactctgtgtgtgtgtgtgtgtgtgtgtgtgtgtgtgtgtgtgtgtgtgtgtgtgtgtgtgtgtgttacctcttTGTGGAAGGTGTGTGTACACTGCAGCTCTCTCGTGCCGCCGGTTCCTCGATTCAAGTCGTTGTGACAGATCAGACACACACTGTCTGCATCgctctgcaacacacacacacacacacacacacacacacacacacacacagacacacacacacacagacacacacacagacacacacacacacacacacacacagacacacacacacacacacgtaaataaagaaaaaatgtaaataaagagcATAAATAACAACGAGCCAATATGAATGTATCTGAAGCTCCGCCCACCATCGACATGACGTTGCGTCTCCTGAATAAGCCCCGCCTCTCCGGCGCCGTGACCTCAGGGATCGTAGGAATGAGGGAGCGCCGCCTCTCGAGGGTCGGAGGGCTGATGGGCTCCTGGGAGGAGGGCAGGAGGCGGCGGGCCGAGGAGGCGCGCAGCAGCACCCTCGCTGTGACCGGGGCTCGAGTAGACGAGTGGAGACGAGACAGCTGCATGGACGAAAGAGTcgcctggacacacacacacacacacacacacacacacacacacacacacacacacacacacacacacagagttaatcGTAATAATTAACGCACATTCAAGAAACATCAGCAATATCTGCAAGAGTTTAACCCTAAATGTGCTAAACTTTCccaaaaatggtcaaaaaaaataacagaacgTCTGTCGCATTTCATGTTACGATACATTGAGTCTTTATGGTTCTCATattcagaaaatacatttaaccctcctgttgtccttgtgccaaggaagggaggaaggaaggaagaaggaagaaggaagaaggaaggaaaggagggaggaaggaaggaatgaaggagggaaggaaggaagggaggaaaggaaagaaggaagggaggtaagaaaggaaggaaggaagaacagaggaaagaaggaaagaaagagagaaggagggagaaaggaaaagaggaagacaaggaggaaggaaagaaggaagggagaaaggaaggaatgaaggaagcgaggaaagaaggaaggaaggaagggaaggaatgaaggaacagtcaaaacagacggggtcaatttaaagctgtttctgtggtgaaatgattaaatatgaataatatgatTCATAGAAGTTTAAAAATCACAATCCTGCAATTTTACTACAAATAAAAGTTCCTAAAATGTTCTGAATGTTCTGAATGTTCTGATAAATCGCTGCACCATCAACGTTATATGTGCCAGTCCCAGCAGGAGGCTCGATGAATAGCTTTTAAGAATCACTGATCCTAAGATCCAATCAACACTGGCAAAAATAAACAAGCCTACGACCCCAAAAGCCTCCTTAGTGATCCACGAGTCTGTTTAACACCCAACTGGACCAAAGAGTTCTGAGCCAACTGAGCCGCCCTCGTTACTCCCCTGCTCTGTTAATGCAGCTATTAATGGAAGCTGGGAGCCGATCGGACCGGTCTGACTGCTGCAGAGAGGAACTGCTGCAGGCTCGGCTCCTTCACACACATCTCACAACCAAACAAACTCTACTATcaggaaggaagggaacaaACTCTACTATCAGTTCTAGGTTCAGCAGAAGTTGGAGATCCAGTTCTAACAGACAGTTCTGGTTCTGTGAAGATAAACATAAAGGTCTCTGGTGATGTTTACAGAGGACGGTCTTTAACCCACAACATGGGTGTATATTCTAGTAAAGTGGGTATATTATGTTATAAAGTGGGTGTGTTGTGTAGTAAAGTGTGAATATTGCAGTAAGGTGTGAATATTgcagtaaagtgggtgtgtcatgcagtaaagtgggtgtgtcatgtagtaaagtgggtgtgtcatgCAGTAAAGTGTGTATATTGCAGTAAAGTGTGAATATTGTAGTAAAGTGTGAATATTGCAGTAAAGTGTGAATATTAAAGTAAAGTGTGTAttatgtagtaaagtgggtgtgtcatgtagtaaagtgggtgtgtcatgtagtaaagtgggtgtgtctTGCAGTAAAGTGTGAATATTGCAGTAAAGTGTGTATattgtagtaaagtgggtgtgtctTCTCACTGGACAGGGCAGTGATGCTCGGCGCTCCGTCCTCAAGCGAGCCGGCATTGGTAATCCGCTCCTGCTCTCCGCTCTCCCCtctgcctccttctcctccttctcctccttctcctccttctcttcctttcccttctcctcttcctcctcttcctcttcctcttttatcttcttctgctgctctcctcctcctcctcctcggtaCTGCTGCATCCAGGTGCTGAAGATCCGGGCAACTTCTTCCTCCTTATCATCCaactcctgctcttcctcctctccttcctgcctctcctcctcttcctcctcctcttcctcctcctctactctgAGAGGGTTCTGTGAAAAcacgtcttcttcttctggatCCATCGCCACGgattattaaaaattaaaatccaGGAGAAGTTTAAAGGAACTCTGCAgaataataaacactaaatcAATCCTCAGATACTGTGAGATATAACCAGACTGTTCTCAGTTATAAAGAGCTTCTCTACGCTGCAGTTTGGGTCAGTTAGAGTTCatcagtttgacagtttgatggATGAAGGAGTAATAGATCCACAAATCCCAACGTAACTGCTCCTCTCAGATCGATGcacacaaatcataaaaaagtcCAAATCAGCCTCCAATTCGTCCACTTTCACTGCTTCTCTCCTCGTCTCCTGGTctcctcgtctctctctctctctctcctctctctcctctttcttctctgtcttctctcctctcttctctctcctctctcctttcttctgtctcctctctctctcctctctgtgctgCTCTCAGCTGAACACTAATAATCCATTTACTGAAACAGAAGCAGccagaaggaaagaggaggaggaggaggaggagggaggaagaggaggagggaggagcaggaggaggattaCACCTGGCTTACTGTATCTGTGTCACACGAGGTGAGGTGAGAGGTGGGACTGAGGTGCGTTTAGGTAACAGCTGATTAACGGCGTATAATTGATCGTCTGTATCATCACTTCTTTAATGTCATCACCTGTTCACCGGGTGTCCCTGGTGTCCCTGGTCAGGTGAGCTGGCAGCCTTACaaccaataaacacatttaaaactttataaatataataagttagTTACAATAAGTATGAAACAGAGTGATATAAGAAGCACGTTACAGTTACAACCAAACACTGATAACAATCTGCAGCTTTATACAATAAACTGCTGTAATCACATATGTTGCAATGCATGCTGGGTAATTATTTGGATTTTTACAGCAGGCTGCATTGAATTCAGATTTAACAGTTAAATTAGAAGTAATTACTGTGATAATGGTTCTGCACTATACTGTTATTTAGACATATAATattgttttacagtaatttagacattaaatattgttttacagTCATTTAGCTGTAGAATATTGTAGCTTTACTGTAATTTAGACGTGAAATGAATATACaaaattgttttgtctttacgaaacaaagatatatttttataataataataataataatgcattatatttaaaggcgccttacAAGGCTCATAAAACACGTCAACAgcacatcaaacaatataaatcaggtaacatttagagcaaagataaagaaataaatatgaatgtgaatataAAGTGCATCTTATATCTCTGTTGTTATTTGTTAAGCTTCATACATCCATCATTATTCAGCTGATTGATGATAAATTCAGTTATTGAAgcagataataaataataatcattgttTACATGTATGACACTCAGCTGCTGGCACTCAGACACAAAGAGCTTCTTTAAGAACACATAATGACTTAATGTTAAGCTTCTTACCTGCTTAATACACACAGATCAGCTTTATTGGCTCAAGCATTGAAACCTGTTCAGTGTCACAGCGGCCAAGACGAATAAAGGTTAGaattaaacatttagaaaagaaagagtgaaataaatatgttgTGAAGCTGAGAGGAGTTCTGTGCTGTTTGTTTAAGCAGATTACTCTCATATAAACTCttatatagtttaatattaACCTTATATTAGCAGTGTTTGGGGGAGAgaagtaataaaacataataagttatattactttaaatgaagtaaattaaatattaatattacttatttacatattaaatctgtaaaatgtgaaaatatgaatattaataataaaagaatccttaaaataacattattattattattaatgtgctTTAATCTGTCCATTCATGTCTTAATTAtcttaattaaataaacacacattaaattgAAAAGCCTCTTAATTAACAAACTGAGTAAAAATTActttcctgtcatttatatattaattttcttttcacattAATAAGATTAAAGCTGCTTAAAGGtataaagtttgtgttttttatgctttttggtCCATTTTTAAGACTGAAAACCTCCTTAAACAAagtaataaagtataataataaagtataaataagttaaatgaagtaaattaaatattaacataacttattacattttaaatagagtaactagtaatctattacTTACTACATTTCCACATTAACCTTCCTAACGCTGCtaatattaa contains:
- the LOC133976814 gene encoding uncharacterized protein LOC133976814: MPARLRTERRASLPCPATLSSMQLSRLHSSTRAPVTARVLLRASSARRLLPSSQEPISPPTLERRRSLIPTIPEVTAPERRGLFRRRNVMSMSDADSVCLICHNDLNRGTGGTRELQCTHTFHKECIEEWLWRKQSCPTCHVQVSMSQSAHWSATRVKIP